CTGCGCGACGGCGGCCTGATGCACGGCTTCCAGATCTGGGTCAACCTGCCGCGCGAGCGCAAGATGATGCAGCCGCGATACCAGGAGTACGAATCCGCGGCGCTTCCGGCCGTCAGCGGCGACGGCCGCTGGGTGCGCGTGCTTGCCGGCGAGTTCGAAGGACGGCGTTCGCCGATCGAGACAGTCGTGCCGACGACGATGCTGCATCTGCGCCTCGATGCGGGAATTCGCTCCGCGTTTCGCGTCGCCGAGGGTTCGAACGTCGTGGTCCATGCCGTCGACGGCTCCGCGAGCGTCGACGGCGCGCACGTGAACCGGTACGAAGTCGCGCTGATCGAGAACACGCAGGGGACGATCGAGATCGAAGCGGGCGACAGCGGATTCGACGCGCTCTTGATCGCGGGCAAACCGCTTGGCGAGCCGGTGTCGCGCTACGGCCCGTTCGTTATGAACACGCACGAAGAGATCGCGGAGGCGATCGCCGATCTCCAGGCGGGGCGTTTCTAACGCCGTGCGCGTTTGGGGCTACGTCCTGCTGATCCTTGGCACGCTTCTGCTGCTCCTGTTCGGAATGGCCGAGTTGGGCGGCGGACACGTAGGCGTCCTGCCGCTCCTGATCTCGGTTTTTGTCCTAGCAATGGGATGGAGCTTCGTGCGGTCCGGCAGGCCGATCGTGCAGACGCACGCGCCGCCCGGCGCGCAGAGCGTGCCGTCAACGGCAGAGATGCCGATGTCGCCGGAGATAGCGGCGGTCATAGCTCGGCAGAGCGCGCGGGGTTGGCGCCGCCTGCTGTACGTCGCAGGCGGATTGACTATCGCGATCGCCTTCGTCGGCGTGCTGATCGACGCATTCGACAGAACGCCGGGGGAAGGCATCGCAATGCTGGGCGCCTTCACGGCGGTCGGCCTGGCGAGCGGCCTCATGATCGTCGGAATAGCGTGGCTTGCGATGCAAATGCCCGTGCGGCGCGATCTCCGCGCGCCGCGGTACCTGCGAACGACGGGCGCCGTGGAAGTGGTCGCGATTCCGTTTTCCACTGGCGCGATGTTGCGTCTGTCCGATCGCGCGTTCCTCATGAACGATCCCGCCGCGATTCGTGCTCTCGGGAGCGTCAAAGCGGGAACCGTGGATTACACGCCCTTCGGACACGTGATCTTGGCCGCATGGGACAGCCAAGGCCGCCTCGCGTACGGCGCGCCGGGCTACGACGCAGAACCGTCGCGATGAATCGTGGCCTCGATTTCATCGAGCATCTGAGAGACGGTCACGTTTGCGATCCAGCGGCCGACGAACGCATCGAATACCGCACCAGCCGCGCCGAACGGAGGCTGATAGTAGCCGAGGAGGACGACGGCGATCCGGTCGTCGGGCCGCCGCTGAACCTCAAAGAAGCCGTGAAATATCGGAAAGGCGTCGCTTTCGGGAACCTGCCACGACACGGGAATCCGCCATAGGTCGGACTTGCGATCGAGGTCTCCGAGCGTGAGACGAACGTCGCGGCCTATCGCACCGACGCGAAAGGTCTTCGTGACCTCGCTCGAGCCCCGCACTCCCAAGGCTGCGTAAATTGACGAGGCTGCGCGCTCCTGGCTACAGTCAATCTCCCTTTCCATGCGCAGCGTCGCCATGTGTGCTCAAGGCTGCTGCACGTTCGTGAATATTTCTGGAACGAGTTGAGAAGATGAGAGGAAGTCGCTTTCAGCAACGCTGTGACGTTCCTCGGAGCACCTTAGACGAATATTAGGCTACCCTAATATTCTGATGAGCTCGCTCGAGCTTCGGGCTGGCGCGGCGGCCGCCTCACGGCGCCGCCTCACCCTGCCGCGTGGGCTAGTGCACTTTCTGGCCGTCCTCGGACCGGGGCTCGTCGTCATGCTTGCCGACACGGAAGCCGGGAGCATCACGACTGCCGCAGCATCCGGAGCCGCCTTCGGGTACAAGCTCATTCTGCTGCAGGTGCTACTCATCGTCCCCCTCTTCGTCGTCCAAGAGATGACGGTGCGGTTGGGCACCGTTACCGGCAAGGGACACGCTCGGCTCATTCGCGAGCATTACGGCCTGACATGGGCCTGGATATCCCTTGGAACGATGCTCGTCACCAACGTTGCTGCGCTCGTCACCGAGTTCGCCGGCATTGCCGGCGCCGCGCAAATCTTCGGCTTACCGCGTGCGCCGATCATCGTAATGGCTGCCGTCGTGCTCTCGATCGTCATCTTCACCGCATCGTACAAACGCGTCGAGATCTTCGCACTTGGGCTCTGCGCGATCGAGCTGTTCTTCATTCCGGCTGCATTTGCCGCGCATCCTTCGGTTCATGCGGTGCTCATGCGCGGCCTGTTCGCGAGCCAACCCCTCGGCAATCAGGCATACCTCATGCTGGTCGCGTCGAACATCGGCGCGGTCATCATGCCATGGATGATCTTCTATCAGCAGAGCGCCACCGTCGACAAGGGCCTGACGCTTCGAGACATCGGCTTTGCTCGCATCGACACCGCCATCGGCTCGGTGCTGACGCAGGCGATCATGTGCGCGATAATCGTTACCACGGCGGCAACGCTTTTCGTCCACCATATCCGGATCGACGGCGCCGCGCAAGCGGCAATGTCGCTGCAACCGCTGGTCGGCCGGCTTGCAGGCGTGACGCTCGGCGCAGGTTTGGTGGGGGCATCGATGCTCGGCGCATTCGTCGTCTCGCTCGCCACCGCATGGGCCTTTGGCGAGACCTTCGGCTGGCGTTGTTCGCTCAACGACGGCGTGAAGGCGAAGCGCTTTGCCGCGCTCTACCTAGCGAGCGTGTTCGTCGCCGCGGCGATCGTGCTGATCCCGCGGTTACAACTCATCCAAATGACGATCAAGATCGAAGCATTCAACGGATTCGTTCTGCCGATTGTGCTCGGCTTCTTGCTCGTGCTCGTCAACGACCGCAACGTGATCGGCGAGCGACGCAACACGCTGGCCGGCAACGTCGTTACCGTCGGATTATCCGCGATCATCGTTGCGCTCGGTGTCTGGATGGCGATCCATGCCGGCTAGTGTCTCGTTCCGGCCGCGGCTCGGATGCTCGAGCCGCTCCGTTCACGCCTGATACCGCACCTCGATCAAGCACCCCTACCTGTGCGGCTCCGCCACCTTGCGCTCGGAATCGCGCGATCGAGGACGTAGGCGGCCCACGGTCGTAACGTCTACCCATGAGCACGACGTTATCTCCTCTGGCTACCGCGTTCTTGGCTGCAGATCAGATCGGGAAGCCCGGCGGAGCGATGAACTCGCTTCGCGCTCCCGTCAAGGACGTGAGGATCAACTTCGGCGATCTCTGCGCGCGGATGCTGGCATACACGCTCATCTGTCTCGCGGACGACGGCGCGATCGAGATGTCCTCGACGGATCGTAAGTCCCTCTTCGGCACGAAGAAGCAAGTTACGATCCAGAAGAAGCGCGAGAGCACGCAGGTCGGGGGCGCCGATGCGTTGCTCGCGGCGGTGCGCGACGGCAAGACGGCGCACGATGCCGTGTACACATGGCTCGGTGCCGACTCGCTCAGCCCCTGGCAACGCATCGTGAAGAGTGCCTTCAAGGAGGCATCCGACGCCGGCCTCCTCGCCGCCGAAAGCGGCGGCGGAGTCGGCGCGATGGTCACGGGCCTGCCGAAGATTCGCCCGGTTTCAGAGAAGCAGGCGGAGATCGATGCGATCGTATCGGCTTGCGCTCAACGCTGGAAACGTTTTGAAAGCGAGAGCGCCGACTTCGCCGCACAACTCGTGAAGGAATGCTATTCGGGCATCAACGGCCGTGTCGACAAGAGCAGCATGGCGACCTAGTGCATAAGATGATGAAACGACTCGTGCTGGCCGCGCTCCTCTGCGCCGCCGTGCTCGCTACGCCTGCGGCCTGGGCTTCGCCCGTGCCCGCGCAGCGGGTCGTGCTCGCCGGCGGCTGCTTCTGGGGAATGCAGGCCGTCTTCGAGCGTTTGCGCGGCGTGACGAGCGTCGTCGCAGGCTATTCCGGCGGCGGCGCAGCGACCGCGCACTACGAGATCGTCAGCACGGGCTTGACAGGTCATGCCGAATCGGTCGAGATCACGTACGATCCGGCGGCGATCAGCTTTGCGCAGATCCTCGACGTCTACTTCTTGATCGCGCACGATCCAACGGAGCTCAATCGCCAAGGGCCCGATTACGGCAGCCAATATCGTTCGGAGATATTCTTCACCACAGAGCAGCAGCGCCACACGGCAGTGGCCACGATCGCTTCGCTCGAGCGCCGCCACGTTTTCGGGAGCCGGATCGTGACGCAGGTCGCGCCGCTACGCGCGTTTTATCCGGCCGAGGCGTACCATCAAGACTTCGTCGCGCACCATCCGGACGACGCGTACGTGGTCATCAACGATCTGCCGAAACTGCACACGCTCGCCGTGCGCTTCCCGAGCCTTGTCAAACACTGAGGCGTGCCCGCACCTGGGCGAGATCCGCGACGTCACGCCCTCTGCCGAGGGATGCGAAGAGTGCTTGAGCACGGGCGATAGCTGGGTGCATCTGCGAGAATGCTTGATATGCGGTCACGTCGGCTGCTGCGACAGTTCGAAGAATCGCCACGCCACGAAGCATTTCCAACACACCAATCACCCAATTATCAAGTCATTCGAACCGGGTGAAGATTGGCGCTGGTGCTACGTGGACGAACGCATGGTGTAGGAAACCTCAGGAGAGGGTGGGATTCGAACCCACGGAACCCGCGAAGGTTCAGCGGTTTTCAAGACCGCCGCATTCAACCGCTCTGCCACCTCTCCGTGCCCGGTTTTACGGGGACTCTTACCACACAAACCTGCCATCGCCCGGGTTGGATCAACAGTTTCTCAACAGTCAGCCTCCTCAGGCCTGTCAACCGCCTCGGCGGCCGCGAGCTTCTCGCCGATAACGCCTACGCCTTTCGCCCGCGACCAGGCTGTGAATGCGCATAGTAGTTCAACGTTGTCGTAGGCTTCGAGTGCCCCATCAGGTCTGCGAAGGTTGCAAGGTCGATGCCGCTATCCAGCAACCAACTGCCGCGTTGAGTTGTCGCGCTTGCAATAACGCACACGTCGCTGCGACGGACTGCTAACGGCGGAGATAGAGCGTCTGCAATATCGTTCGGCCGAGCGCGCCGACGGCAACCGGAGTCGCATTGGTCAATACCACGATTCCGATGGCTTGCCCCCCCAGCGGATGGCGCAATCATGCCGATCCAGCTGGAGCAGCCTGCCGTCGCGCCGTCTTTCCAAATGACGTCCGGCGGGAATGGGCTCAGCGAACTTGGCGGGTAGAGCGGCTCGTATTCCCAGGCAAATCCTTGCCCTTGATTCGTATCAGTGTGCGCCCAAATTTTCTCGGCGGTTTGCACTCCTGCGATCATCGCGGCCGGGCCCTGCAGACCCAACGCAAGCTTCAAGTATTTCATCATGTCGGGTGCCGTCGAACGCAGCACGCCGGCCGATGGGTACGGATCCCAGGTCCAGTGCAACGTCGTGTGCACGTTGCCGAGGTTGTCCCACGTATAGCCCTGAGCGTATTCGCCCTGCTCTGAAACCGGCACGTTCAAATCATACGTGTGTGCCATTCCGAGCGGATCGATGATCTGCTGGCGTACGAGCGTGTACCAATCGACCTGCTGGCCCGTACTTCGTGCATTGATGCCCTGCAAGACGTAGCCGAGGATGCCGAAGGCAACGTTGGAGTAGACCCACGGCGCCGGCGGAGCGGGGAAGCTTCCCGTCTCGACGTAGTTCACTAACTGCTGCGGTGAGTAGCACTGCCGTGGAACGATATCGCCGTTCGGCGGAGGCGGCGTGTACGGAATGCCCGACGTATGCGTTGCCAACTGCAGTAACGTCATCGCCGTGACCGTGCCGTAATCGGCAGGTGGAACGGGCGTTGCAGACGGTTGCGCGCAGGTCGTCTGGACCGGAGCGGGTGCCGTTTGATTGGGATCGCCGACGAAGTCGATCCACCGCACCGGATGGTCGTAGGCGGTCACGCCGGCCGTCCCTTGGTTCACGTATGCGCCGAGCATAATCCCCGTAAAGCTCTTGGTGAGCGAGCCGAGTTCGAAGATCGTATTGCGATCGACCGGCATTCCGCCCACGGCGCGCACGCCCTGATAAAAGTAATACGCGTTGCCGTGATAGTACACCGCGATCGCGAGGCCCGGCGGCGTCGGCGCGGCCATCGCCGAAACCGCGCTGCGAATCGCATTCGCCACTGCGTTCGATTGCGTCGAAGCCCCGCTTGGTACGGATCCGCTCGAGCACCCGGCGGCGACCGTCGCAACTCCCGCGAGCATACAGAACAGAAGGCGTGTCGTCGACGTGAACAATGTTTTCCCCAAGTCTTTGCGGCAAGATATCGGTAGGCGGCTACGCGAGATTTTCTCGCGAAGCTGCTGCTCGCCTCTACGCGATCACCTCGACGAGCCCGGAACGCGCGAGCCCGAACATCCGAGCACGATCGCAAATGGACTCTGCCCGCTCGCAAGCTCCGCAACGCGCGCGGTAAGCGCAACGCACTCGGGCCTCCCGGCCGCGAAGCAGCTGCTAGGCGACCAGTCGCAGGCGCTCGACGTACTGACCTGGCTGCACGGTCGCGGCGTAACCGTCGCCCTCGACGATTTCGGAACCGGGCACAATACGCTGAGCTATCTGAAGCTCTATCCGATCGACACGATCAAGCTCGATCGCTCCTTCGTTTTCTGCGGCGCAGCGAATTCTGCGAGAGTTCAACGGCGTGCGCTTCGGCGACGACTTCCTCGCATCGCAGAATCTCGCCGTCTGTAAGCGCATACAAGAGCTCTACACGCGCCGGGACCCGCTGCGTATCCGCGAGGCGATCGGAGAGTACGGCGTCACGCCAGCGCTGATCGTTTGGATTGCTCTCGGGACTCTTCAATTCAGGATTTCCGCTTACTTCTCTTTTTTGCACTCGACGCATTCAGGAGGCTTGCCTTTTTGAGACGTGCTGTGCTTCATGCCATTTCCTGCTCAGAGCCCGAGTATTTGGCGCAAGCGATCCGGTCGCGAAATCACGTAAATCTCGCTAATGCGGTGGTCCGTGACGACAAAACCCATCACCGATAGCGGTTGTCCATTGGGAAGCCAAGACACGATTCCCGGCGATCCGTTGACGATCACGGGCTCGATCTTCAAATCTACATTGCGGAACGCTACCGCCTGTGACGCAACGGCCCGCGCACCGCGCACGCCCTGGATGGCCGGCTCCCGGTCGGCGCGCATTACAACGTCGGGATCGAGCACTGCCACGAGTCCCTCAAAGTCGCCGTTACGTGATGCCTGCACAAACGCGTCGACGACCGCGCGCCGTTGCGCGAAGGTGCCAGTCGGCGGCGCCGCTCCTTGCACGCGACGGCGTGCGCGGCTGGCGAGCTGGCGGACGGCGACGGCCGACCGACCGAGCATCGCTGCGATTTCCTCAAACGGCATCGAAAACATGTCGTGCAGGACGAACGCAAGTCGTTCGGAGGGCGTTAGGCTATCGAGAACTACGAGCAGCGCGAGGCCGACCGAATCCGCCATGAGCACTTCATCTTCAGGGCTGTCCTGGCGGTCCACGATGAAATCGGGGATGTGCCCGAGCGACTCCTCGCGCTTGGAGCGCCGAGATCGAAGCATATCGACGCATATCCGAGCAACAACCGTCGTCAGCCAGCTTCCGAGATTCTCGATGCCGCCGCTCTCCTGCCGACTCAGCCGAAGCCACGCTTCCTGCACGGCATCCTCCGCATCGTCAAGCGACCCCAGCATCCTGTATGCGACGCCTCTCAGATGACCCCGGTTTCGTTCAAACTCGTGCGTCAACCAATCCGCCATGTTACTCTGACGAGCGTTCGGCGCTTGATGTGACGCGAACCTGGTCACACTTCACCCCCCTCGGTCCGTCATACACATGAAAGGAGCACGGAACCTCATGAACGTCTCTCTCATCACGTATCCGGCGTCAGATATGGACGCAGCCAAGCGATTCTTTCGTGAACTCACGGGGACCGATCCCTACGCCGACGCGCCCCAATACGTTGGCTACCGGAGCGGCGATATGGAAATCGGGCTCGTTCCGAAGGGACACTTCCCTGGCGCACTTGCCTTCTGGACGGTCAGCGACATCGCATCGAGCGTGAAAGCGCTCGAAGCCGCGGGCGGCACCGTCGTGCAAGAGATTCAAGACGTCGCCTACGGTCTGTTGGTCGCGAGCGTCAAAGACCCCAACGGATCGATCGTAGGGCTGCGACAATTCCCGAAGAGCTGAGGAGCCCACATGACAGCGCAGTTTGCGGCTCAAGCTGACTTCTTGCTGTTCCAAGCTTGAGAAACACGCTTCATCGTTACGAGGCAGGCCGCACACAAGGCCCAGGCACCGCCGAGTAACAGAAAATCCATGCCCCGTAAGGCTTTGATTTATCAAGGTTTTTCTGCTCGCAGTTTTGCGTCTGAAATGGGCCGGAACAGACTGTTTATGGCTTCGGAAGTGTACGGTGGCCTAACGAGAAGCAGCCACCGGTAATTCTGAAGGCTCGGCATGATGCCTGGTTAACGGGGCCACCACGACGCGGTCGCGGCCTTCGTTCTTGGCTTTATAGAGCGCTTGATCGGCCGTCTTGAAGAGCTCTTCTGCGTTGCTGCCGTGAGACGGGACCTCGGCAATACCCATCGAGACCGTGATACCACCCAAAATCGTATCGCCATAACGAGCGTTTAGCTGCTTCACGTCTTCGCGCAAGCCTTCGGCGCGTTTCCGGGCGGCACCGACAGACGCGCCTCCCAAGATATAGGCAAACTCCTCTCCGCCATAGCGGCAGACCACATCCTGCGTTCTGGTGCGCTCTTGCAAGAGACGACCCAGCGCGCGCAGTACGGCGTCACCCGCTTGGTGCCCGAAGGAGTCATTGAACTTCTTGAACTGATCGATATCCATCATGATCAGCGAAACCGGATCGCCGCGCCGGCTTGCACGGGCGATCTCGCGCTCGAGCCAAGCCTCCATGAACCGACGGTTGAAGAGCCCGGTGAGGGGATCTGTAATGGACGCGCGCTGAAGTTCCTGACGCAGCCTGACATTCGCCAGCGCCAGCGACAGCCGCTCGGCTGCGGCGACGGCTTCGCCGTAGAAGGGTCTTACCGGATCGGCAACATTTCCGGGAAAGGCCCTTTCAAGAATCGACAGGCCTTCCACGTATAGCATTCCCATCGCCACCCCTTGCGCAAGCATCGGGACACAGACGTAGCCGTTAGGGGGAGGCTTTCTGACGTGTGCGCACAGCAAAGACGACTTGGAATCCCAAAAGCGGTGAACCTTCCCGAGCCGCAGCGCCCAACAATCGTTCGGTTTGAAGGCCTTCTCGGATGCCACGTTGGTGCCCCCCCAAACGGACACCGCCTCGACGATGTCCCCAGATCCGGCGATCATGAATATCACGCCCGCTTCTGACGCAATCGCCTTTTGCAATCCGTTGCCCGCTATCGGGTACGCTTCGTCGACGGTATGGCATGTTTGAAGTATATCGACGACGCCTGCCATCGCGAAGTTGAACCGCTCTCCCTCCTGCGCTGATTTCAGTGCATTGCTCAGCTTGCTATTTGTCTCCGCAAGCGCCTTGTCTTCTTCCTTGCGCTCGGTGATGTCTTCGGCAATCCCAGCCACGCGAACGAGTTTTCCCTTTCCATCTCTTACGGGAAAACTGCGCGCAGAAACCCA
This portion of the Candidatus Dormiibacterota bacterium genome encodes:
- the msrA gene encoding peptide-methionine (S)-S-oxide reductase MsrA, which codes for MMKRLVLAALLCAAVLATPAAWASPVPAQRVVLAGGCFWGMQAVFERLRGVTSVVAGYSGGGAATAHYEIVSTGLTGHAESVEITYDPAAISFAQILDVYFLIAHDPTELNRQGPDYGSQYRSEIFFTTEQQRHTAVATIASLERRHVFGSRIVTQVAPLRAFYPAEAYHQDFVAHHPDDAYVVINDLPKLHTLAVRFPSLVKH
- a CDS encoding divalent metal cation transporter, whose product is MHFLAVLGPGLVVMLADTEAGSITTAAASGAAFGYKLILLQVLLIVPLFVVQEMTVRLGTVTGKGHARLIREHYGLTWAWISLGTMLVTNVAALVTEFAGIAGAAQIFGLPRAPIIVMAAVVLSIVIFTASYKRVEIFALGLCAIELFFIPAAFAAHPSVHAVLMRGLFASQPLGNQAYLMLVASNIGAVIMPWMIFYQQSATVDKGLTLRDIGFARIDTAIGSVLTQAIMCAIIVTTAATLFVHHIRIDGAAQAAMSLQPLVGRLAGVTLGAGLVGASMLGAFVVSLATAWAFGETFGWRCSLNDGVKAKRFAALYLASVFVAAAIVLIPRLQLIQMTIKIEAFNGFVLPIVLGFLLVLVNDRNVIGERRNTLAGNVVTVGLSAIIVALGVWMAIHAG
- a CDS encoding VOC family protein, with amino-acid sequence MNVSLITYPASDMDAAKRFFRELTGTDPYADAPQYVGYRSGDMEIGLVPKGHFPGALAFWTVSDIASSVKALEAAGGTVVQEIQDVAYGLLVASVKDPNGSIVGLRQFPKS
- a CDS encoding diguanylate cyclase translates to MVSSIRDVLFNMRDVLFVVALDPASMAYISPAYDTIWGRPREEVYDRLSAWLDYVHGEDREAVSAFFARCMQGMPLEMEYRVIRPDGVVRWVSARSFPVRDGKGKLVRVAGIAEDITERKEEDKALAETNSKLSNALKSAQEGERFNFAMAGVVDILQTCHTVDEAYPIAGNGLQKAIASEAGVIFMIAGSGDIVEAVSVWGGTNVASEKAFKPNDCWALRLGKVHRFWDSKSSLLCAHVRKPPPNGYVCVPMLAQGVAMGMLYVEGLSILERAFPGNVADPVRPFYGEAVAAAERLSLALANVRLRQELQRASITDPLTGLFNRRFMEAWLEREIARASRRGDPVSLIMMDIDQFKKFNDSFGHQAGDAVLRALGRLLQERTRTQDVVCRYGGEEFAYILGGASVGAARKRAEGLREDVKQLNARYGDTILGGITVSMGIAEVPSHGSNAEELFKTADQALYKAKNEGRDRVVVAPLTRHHAEPSELPVAASR
- a CDS encoding EAL domain-containing protein, with the translated sequence MNNVFPKSLRQDIGRRLREIFSRSCCSPLRDHLDEPGTREPEHPSTIANGLCPLASSATRAVSATHSGLPAAKQLLGDQSQALDVLTWLHGRGVTVALDDFGTGHNTLSYLKLYPIDTIKLDRSFVFCGAANSARVQRRALRRRLPRIAESRRL
- a CDS encoding sigma-70 family RNA polymerase sigma factor, with amino-acid sequence MADWLTHEFERNRGHLRGVAYRMLGSLDDAEDAVQEAWLRLSRQESGGIENLGSWLTTVVARICVDMLRSRRSKREESLGHIPDFIVDRQDSPEDEVLMADSVGLALLVVLDSLTPSERLAFVLHDMFSMPFEEIAAMLGRSAVAVRQLASRARRRVQGAAPPTGTFAQRRAVVDAFVQASRNGDFEGLVAVLDPDVVMRADREPAIQGVRGARAVASQAVAFRNVDLKIEPVIVNGSPGIVSWLPNGQPLSVMGFVVTDHRISEIYVISRPDRLRQILGL
- a CDS encoding serine hydrolase; amino-acid sequence: MANAIRSAVSAMAAPTPPGLAIAVYYHGNAYYFYQGVRAVGGMPVDRNTIFELGSLTKSFTGIMLGAYVNQGTAGVTAYDHPVRWIDFVGDPNQTAPAPVQTTCAQPSATPVPPADYGTVTAMTLLQLATHTSGIPYTPPPPNGDIVPRQCYSPQQLVNYVETGSFPAPPAPWVYSNVAFGILGYVLQGINARSTGQQVDWYTLVRQQIIDPLGMAHTYDLNVPVSEQGEYAQGYTWDNLGNVHTTLHWTWDPYPSAGVLRSTAPDMMKYLKLALGLQGPAAMIAGVQTAEKIWAHTDTNQGQGFAWEYEPLYPPSSLSPFPPDVIWKDGATAGCSSWIGMIAPSAGGASHRNRGIDQCDSGCRRRARPNDIADALSPPLAVRRSDVCVIASATTQRGSWLLDSGIDLATFADLMGHSKPTTTLNYYAHSQPGRGRKA
- a CDS encoding UBP-type zinc finger domain-containing protein, producing MSNTEACPHLGEIRDVTPSAEGCEECLSTGDSWVHLRECLICGHVGCCDSSKNRHATKHFQHTNHPIIKSFEPGEDWRWCYVDERMV
- a CDS encoding pirin family protein, which produces MKEGAGFIVHRPFPVPGLSYLDPILLVDEMGPVRYGPGEAVGAPDHPHRGFETVTYIIDGAMQHEDSRGHRGVIRSGDVQWMTAGAGVIHSEMPTAEMLRDGGLMHGFQIWVNLPRERKMMQPRYQEYESAALPAVSGDGRWVRVLAGEFEGRRSPIETVVPTTMLHLRLDAGIRSAFRVAEGSNVVVHAVDGSASVDGAHVNRYEVALIENTQGTIEIEAGDSGFDALLIAGKPLGEPVSRYGPFVMNTHEEIAEAIADLQAGRF